In Puntigrus tetrazona isolate hp1 chromosome 18, ASM1883169v1, whole genome shotgun sequence, one genomic interval encodes:
- the LOC122322926 gene encoding extracellular calcium-sensing receptor-like has translation MAKSTESLQLLLLILHCVFMPASSQVCSLLGQPALPSLSVEREINIGAVFSIHRNARLKIHNYTSKPDPTTCVSLNLREFKFAQTLIFAIEEINNSTKLLPGISLGYKIYDSCRSIAQTILSGMALMNGCEDTLSDTSCSRPPAVHAIVEESTSSPTIGLASVVGPFNLPVISHFATCACLSDRKRYPSFFRTISSDYYQSRALAQLVKHFGWTWVGTVRSRNDYGNNGIAAFEEAAKEEGVCIEYSEAILSSDPQEQFLKILEVIKKGTTKVVLAFMALGDFLPLLTIISQHNITGIQWVGSESWITSGTLAETKEFSFLSGAVGFAIANAKITGLREFLLNVHPDQEPKNELLKEFWEIGFHCSFRLIGSDGCTGSERLAELQNEYTDVSELRIVNKVYTAVYAIAYTLQNVLKDFRSSNSSKRGWPTPQMVLKYMRDVRFTVKTGEEIFFDESGDPVARYDLVNWQYAEDGSMQFEQVGLYDSSLPSQQRLQVNQEHILWVENSVQLPVSVCSESCPPGTRKAVQKGRPVCCYDCIPCAEGEVSNETDSSDCFPCDLEYWSNESKDRCVLKVIEFLSYTEIMGMVLCIFSFIGVLLTAMVYFLFYLHKETSIVRANNSELSFLLLFSLSLCFLCSLTFIGRPTEWSCMLRHTAFGITFVLCISCVLGKTLVVLMAFRATLPGSNVMKLFGPLQQRLSVVFLTLIQVIICVLWLTISPPFPYMNLSYYREKIILECNLGSPFGFWAVLGYTGLLSIMCFLLAFLARKLPDNFNEAKFITFSMLIFCAVWLTFIPAYVSSPGKFTVAVQIFAILASSFGLLFCIFVPKCYIILLKPEKNTKKHMMRK, from the exons ATGGCAAAGAGCACCGAGTCACTGCAGTTACTGCTGCTCATTCTACATTGTGTCTTTATGCCAGCTTCATCACAAGTCTGCAGCCTGCTTGGTCAACCTGCCTTACCTTCACTTTCTGTGGAAAGAGAAATCAACATTGGGGCAGTTTTCTCAATCCATAGAAATGCTCgactaaaaatacacaattatacTTCCAAACCAGATCCTACAACATGTGTCAG CTTAAACTTGCGTGAGTTTAAATTTGCTCAGACACTGATTTTTGCCATTGAAGAGATTAATAATAGCACAAAGTTGTTGCCTGGTATTTCTTTGGGTTATAAGATATATGACTCATGTCGCTCTATTGCTCAAACAATACTCTCAGGCATGGCTTTAATGAACGGTTGTGAAGACACTTTGAGTGATACATCCTGCTCTAGACCACCAGCTGTGCATGCCATTGTTGAAGAGTCAACATCTTCACCCACCATTGGCTTGGCTTCTGTAGTTGGTCCATTCAACTTACCTGTT ATTAGCCATTTTGCTACTTGCGCATGCCTGAGTGACAGAAAAAGGTATCCATCCTTCTTCAGAACAATATCCAGTGATTATTACCAAAGCAGAGCTCTGGCTCAGCTTGTCAAGCACTTTGGCTGGACCTGGGTTGGGACGGTCAGGAGTCGCAATGACTATGGTAATAATGGAATTGCAGCATTTGAGGAGGCAGCAAAAGAAGAAGGGGTCTGTATTGAATACTCAGAAGCCATATTAAGCAGTGATCCACAAGAACAATTTCTAAAGATACTGGAAGTAATTAAAAAGGGCACCACCAAGGTTGTGCTAGCTTTTATGGCATTAGGAGATTTTCTGCCCCTTCTGACAATAATTTCACAACACAACATAACGGGGATACAATGGGTTGGCAGTGAATCCTGGATCACTTCTGGAACTCTTGCAGAAACAAAGGAATTCAGTTTTCTTTCTGGAGCTGTGGGTTTTGCTATAGCAAATGCCAAAATTACAGGCCTGCGAGAGTTCCTATTGAATGTTCACCCTGATCAAGAACcaaaaaatgaacttttaaaagaattttgGGAAATAGGTTTTCATTGCTCATTCAGGCTCATTGGCAGTGATGGCTGTACTGGTTCAGAGAGACTTGCAGAGCTTCAAAATGAATACACTGATGTATCAGAGCTACGGATAGTAAATAAGGTGTACACTGCAGTGTATGCTATTGCATATAcacttcaaaatgtattaaaagattTTAGATCTTCCAACAGCAGCAAAAGAGGATGGCCCACACCACAAATG GTGTTGAAGTATATGAGGGATGTGAGATTCACTGTTAAAACAGGTGAAGAAATCTTCTTTGATGAAAGTGGTGATCCAGTGGCAAGATATGACCTTGTAAACTGGCAATATGCTGAGGATGGAAGTATGCAGTTTGAGCAAGTGGGGCTCTATGACAGCTCACTGCCTTCACAGCAACGTCTTCAAGTCAATCAGGAACACATACTATGGGTAGAGAACAGTGTACAG TTGCCTGTGTCCGTGTGTAGTGAGAGCTGCCCCCCCGGCACTAGGAAGGCTGTTCAAAAAGGTCGACCTGTCTGCTGTTATGACTGTATTCCATGTGCAGAAGGAGAAGTCAGTAATGAGACAG ATTCTAGTGACTGCTTTCCTTGTGATTTGGAGTACTGGTCAAATGAAAGCAAAGACAGATGtgtattaaaagtgattgaatTCCTTTCATATACAGAAATCATGGGGATGGTGCTTtgtattttctctttcattGGGGTGTTATTAACAGCAAtggtatattttctgttttacctTCATAAAGAAACATCTATTGTAAGAGCAAACAACTCAGAGCTGAGCTTCCTGCTTCTCTTCTCAttgtctctgtgttttctctgttctcttacTTTCATTGGTCGACCCACTGAGTGGTCCTGTATGTTGCGTCACACAGCATTTGGGATCACTTTTGTCCTCTGTATCTCCTGTGTTCTTGGAAAAACACTAGTTGTGTTAATGGCTTTTAGAGCTACACTTCCAGGAAGTAATGTCATGAAATTGTTTGGGCCTCTTCAACAGAGACTCAGTGTTGTTTTCTTAACATTAATACAGGTGATTATCTGTGTGCTTTGGTTAACAATATCCCCTCCTTTCCCGTATATGAATTTAAGCTATTACAGAGAAAAGATCATCCTTGAATGTAACTTAGGTTCACCTTTTGGTTTCTGGGCTGTTCTAGGTTATACTGGCCTACTATCAattatgtgttttcttttagcttttctTGCTCGTAAGCTTCCTGATAACTTCAATGAAGCCAAGTTCATCACATTCAGTATGCTCATATTCTGTGCTGTCTGGCTTACATTTATCCCAGCTTATGTAAGTTCTCCGGGCAAATTCACGGTAGCTGTACAGATATTTGCAATTTTAGCATCaagttttggtttattattttgcatatttgttccaaaatgttacataattttgctaaaaccagagaaaaacacaaagaaacacatGATGAGGAAATAG